A stretch of the Flavobacterium aquiphilum genome encodes the following:
- the mutS gene encoding DNA mismatch repair protein MutS, which translates to MATKEKTVKETPLMKQYNEIKGKYPDACLLFRVGDFYETFGEDAIRASKILGITLTKRGAGSETETALAGFPHHSINTYLPKLVKAGLRVAICDQLEDPKMTKTIVKRGVTELVTPGVSMNDEVLHSKTNNFLAAVYLANKTIGVSFLDVSTGEFLVAQGNSEYVDKLLQNFNPSEVLVPKNNKSEFREIFGEDFHNFYLEDWIFKEDYALETLTKHFQTVSLKGFGVEELKEGIIASGAILYYLSETQHNKVQHITAIHRIAEDAYVWMDRFTIRNLELYHSYNPNAVTLLDVIDKTLSPMGGRLLKRWLALPLKDSNKIKSRHQVVSYLKENQDILKNIQNQIKQISDLERLISKIATGKVSPREVVYLKESLDAIIPIKSLALESPQEAVKVIGDNLHSCDLLREKIQTTLNQDAPVAIAKGNAIAKGINAELDELREISTSGKQFLEGIEKRESERTGISSLKISFNNVFGYYIEVRNTHKDKVPAEWIRKQTLVSAERYITEELKEYETKILGAEERIQKIENDLFEQLVSWVATYIKPVQMNANLVAQLDCLCCFTQLAIENKYVCPEIDETFELDIKEGRHPVIEKQLPVGVPYITNDVYLDRETQQLIMITGPNMSGKSAILRQTALIVLLAQMGSFVPAESVRMGIVDKIFTRVGASDNISMGESTFMVEMNETASILNNISERSLVLLDEIGRGTSTYDGISIAWAIAEFLHEHPSKAKTLFATHYHELNEMTETMSRIQNYNVSVKELKDTVLFIRKLVKGGSAHSFGIHVAKMAGMPQLVISRAQKMLKKLEKNHSSDVLNGIKLEKEEMQMSFFNLDDPLLEEIKEEIVNLDINAITPVEALMKLNEIKRMLTRK; encoded by the coding sequence TTGGCAACAAAAGAAAAGACAGTCAAAGAGACTCCGTTAATGAAGCAATACAACGAAATCAAAGGGAAATATCCCGATGCCTGTTTGTTGTTTAGAGTTGGTGATTTTTATGAGACTTTTGGGGAAGATGCTATTAGAGCTTCAAAAATTTTAGGGATTACATTGACTAAAAGAGGAGCGGGTTCTGAGACTGAAACGGCATTGGCTGGTTTTCCGCATCACTCAATCAATACTTATTTGCCTAAATTGGTTAAAGCAGGGCTTCGTGTGGCTATTTGTGATCAATTGGAAGACCCCAAAATGACCAAAACTATTGTTAAACGTGGAGTAACCGAACTTGTGACTCCTGGAGTTTCGATGAATGATGAGGTTTTACATTCTAAAACCAACAACTTTTTGGCCGCGGTTTATTTAGCCAATAAAACTATCGGTGTTTCCTTTTTGGATGTTTCTACAGGCGAATTTCTTGTTGCCCAAGGTAATTCGGAGTATGTGGATAAATTGCTTCAAAATTTCAACCCGAGTGAGGTTTTGGTTCCAAAAAATAATAAAAGTGAATTCCGAGAGATTTTCGGAGAGGATTTTCATAATTTTTATTTAGAAGATTGGATTTTCAAAGAAGATTATGCGCTTGAAACATTGACTAAACATTTTCAAACCGTTTCTTTAAAAGGGTTTGGTGTCGAGGAATTAAAGGAAGGGATTATTGCGTCGGGAGCCATTCTTTATTATTTGTCCGAAACGCAGCATAACAAAGTGCAGCATATTACGGCAATCCACCGAATTGCCGAAGATGCTTATGTTTGGATGGATCGATTTACGATTCGCAATCTCGAATTGTATCACAGTTATAATCCGAATGCCGTTACGCTACTTGATGTAATTGATAAAACGCTTTCGCCAATGGGTGGACGTTTATTGAAACGTTGGCTTGCTTTGCCTTTGAAGGATAGTAATAAAATTAAAAGCCGTCATCAGGTGGTTTCTTATTTGAAAGAAAATCAAGATATTTTAAAAAATATTCAAAATCAAATCAAGCAGATTTCAGATTTAGAGCGTTTGATTTCCAAAATTGCGACCGGGAAAGTTTCGCCTCGCGAAGTAGTGTACCTGAAAGAGTCGTTGGATGCTATTATTCCGATCAAATCATTGGCTTTGGAAAGTCCTCAGGAAGCAGTTAAAGTAATTGGAGACAATTTGCATAGTTGTGATTTGTTACGCGAAAAAATACAGACTACCTTAAATCAGGATGCACCTGTGGCAATTGCCAAAGGAAATGCGATTGCTAAAGGGATTAATGCCGAATTGGATGAGTTGCGTGAAATATCGACTTCCGGGAAACAGTTTTTGGAAGGTATCGAAAAGAGAGAGTCGGAACGTACAGGAATTTCTTCATTAAAAATATCATTCAATAATGTGTTTGGTTATTATATCGAAGTTCGAAATACGCATAAAGATAAAGTTCCTGCCGAGTGGATCAGAAAACAAACGCTGGTAAGTGCGGAACGCTATATTACCGAAGAGCTGAAGGAATACGAAACCAAAATTCTGGGAGCGGAGGAAAGAATCCAAAAGATAGAAAACGATTTGTTTGAACAATTGGTGAGTTGGGTGGCTACCTATATCAAACCGGTTCAGATGAATGCTAATTTGGTAGCGCAATTGGATTGTTTGTGTTGTTTTACGCAACTGGCAATCGAAAATAAATATGTTTGTCCGGAAATAGACGAAACTTTCGAATTGGATATTAAAGAGGGAAGACATCCTGTAATTGAGAAGCAATTACCTGTCGGGGTTCCGTATATCACGAATGACGTTTATTTGGATAGGGAAACCCAACAATTGATTATGATTACCGGGCCCAATATGTCGGGTAAGTCGGCAATATTGCGTCAAACGGCTTTGATTGTGTTGCTGGCGCAAATGGGAAGTTTTGTGCCTGCTGAAAGTGTGAGAATGGGGATTGTCGATAAAATATTCACAAGAGTAGGGGCATCGGATAATATTTCGATGGGAGAATCTACTTTTATGGTGGAGATGAACGAAACAGCTTCTATTTTGAATAATATTTCCGAACGTAGTTTAGTGTTGTTGGACGAAATCGGAAGAGGTACGAGCACGTATGACGGAATCTCGATCGCTTGGGCAATTGCCGAGTTTTTGCATGAACATCCATCTAAGGCCAAAACATTGTTTGCGACTCATTATCACGAATTAAACGAGATGACCGAGACAATGTCCCGAATTCAGAATTACAATGTTTCCGTAAAAGAATTGAAAGATACGGTGCTTTTTATCCGAAAACTGGTAAAAGGAGGAAGTGCGCATAGTTTTGGTATTCATGTGGCAAAAATGGCCGGAATGCCTCAGTTAGTGATTTCAAGAGCGCAAAAGATGTTGAAGAAATTGGAGAAAAACCATTCGAGCGACGTACTGAACGGCATAAAATTGGAAAAAGAGGAAATGCAGATGAGTTTCTTTAATCTGGATGATCCTTTGTTGGAAGAAATCAAGGAAGAGATTGTAAATTTGGATATAAATGCTATTACACCGGTGGAAGCATTAATGAAACTGAATGAAATTAAACGGATGTTGACGAGGAAATAG
- a CDS encoding DUF1573 domain-containing protein, with the protein MKKLLLLAMLTILGTTVSNAQETSKKAKKAKTTAAALPKVEGAGMVFENETIDYGTIAHNADGNRQFVFTNNGNKPLIITNTQGSCGCTVPTTPKEPIAPGAKGVIGVKYATDRVGPFTKQVTVTSNAEGQPTKVLTIKGTVLPDAAPAATKS; encoded by the coding sequence ATGAAAAAATTACTTCTATTAGCTATGCTAACCATCTTAGGAACAACAGTTTCTAACGCCCAAGAGACTTCAAAAAAGGCTAAAAAAGCAAAAACAACTGCAGCTGCATTACCAAAAGTAGAAGGTGCAGGAATGGTTTTTGAAAACGAAACTATCGACTACGGAACAATCGCCCACAATGCTGATGGTAACCGTCAATTTGTTTTCACTAACAATGGTAACAAACCATTGATTATCACAAACACTCAAGGATCTTGTGGATGTACAGTTCCAACTACACCAAAAGAACCAATTGCTCCAGGAGCAAAAGGAGTTATTGGAGTAAAATATGCTACTGACAGAGTAGGTCCTTTTACAAAACAAGTAACTGTAACTTCGAATGCTGAAGGGCAACCAACTAAAGTCCTTACCATAAAAGGAACTGTTTTACCAGATGCTGCACCTGCTGCAACAAAAAGCTAA
- a CDS encoding RNA methyltransferase: MRKLENSELERKSIEDFKKSEKTPLILVLDDIRSLHNIGSVFRTADAFLIEKIILCGITATPPNKEIHKTALGATETVAWEHHENILEVISNLKEENVITLAIEQVESAYFLQDFKVDKNQKYALIFGNEVYGVAQEAVALCDGCIEIPQLGTKHSLNISVSAGIVVWDLFKQFNF; this comes from the coding sequence ATGAGAAAACTTGAAAACAGCGAACTAGAAAGAAAATCAATTGAAGATTTCAAAAAATCCGAAAAGACACCTTTGATTTTAGTTTTGGACGATATCCGCAGTTTACACAATATTGGTTCTGTTTTTAGAACCGCTGATGCATTTTTAATCGAAAAAATAATCCTTTGCGGCATCACCGCCACTCCCCCAAATAAGGAAATCCACAAAACTGCTTTGGGAGCAACCGAAACAGTCGCATGGGAACATCATGAAAATATACTGGAAGTTATTTCAAATTTAAAAGAAGAAAATGTAATTACTCTTGCCATCGAACAGGTAGAAAGTGCTTATTTTCTACAAGATTTCAAAGTAGATAAAAACCAAAAATATGCTCTAATATTCGGAAATGAAGTTTATGGCGTTGCTCAGGAAGCCGTAGCTTTATGTGACGGCTGCATCGAAATTCCGCAATTGGGAACAAAACACTCGCTGAATATTTCGGTAAGCGCCGGAATTGTGGTTTGGGATCTGTTCAAACAATTCAATTTTTAA
- a CDS encoding T9SS type B sorting domain-containing protein — protein sequence MKTIPHINIVLLFAFLFFNYSNATPNLNPPKKGFIKSNYFLANVAPTITATGDQAYCPLSNINIVTSITITDPDDSGTDAVYIQISSGYVNGEDILTLNNALSHTTITSSWSSTEGKLTLKSPTGIPVTYIDFENAIKDIQFSSSSATPSGIKNFSISIGQANYLPRNGHYYEYVPSLGISWTNARAAADIRTYYGLKGYLATLTAADEAQLAGKQAPGAGWIGGSDSETEGVWKWMTGPEAGTIFWNGLTNGSTPNFAFWNTGEPNQAGDEDYAHITAPGVGIPGSWNDLQEAGNPSGSYQAKGYIVEYGGTPGDPVLQLSASTKLTVASISSTTPASRCDAGTVTLKATATIGTINWYDSLTGGNFMGTGSNFTTPIINTTTTYYVETTTTNCTSKRTAVEAKIIITPTVTNTNSPVTNCGHGLFTLMATPSVGTINWYSQIGGTVVGNGTSYITPTINSNTTYYAEAINNGCTNNTKVPIQLIVYPLPAVTDQTVEKCNSSSITLDASIPNMKYLWSTGETTQTITVSTTGIYTVDVTSPAPQNCTSKKTITVIENNKPEIKNITVDDTTVTIELVKAENHFEFSIDGLNYQDSNVFTNAPSGLQTAYVRDRNQCTTDTKTFIVIIVPKFFTPNNDGYNDVWEVKGLADYPLGEVTLFDRYGKLITQLNSYNRSWDGTLNKRALPATDYWYVLKLDPQSPEVKGHFSLKR from the coding sequence ATGAAAACTATCCCCCACATAAACATAGTATTACTTTTTGCATTTTTATTTTTTAATTATAGTAATGCAACACCTAACCTCAATCCTCCAAAAAAAGGATTTATAAAATCAAATTATTTTCTTGCCAATGTTGCCCCAACAATAACCGCAACGGGAGATCAGGCTTATTGCCCTTTAAGTAATATCAATATTGTAACCTCTATAACCATTACTGACCCTGACGACTCCGGTACTGATGCTGTTTATATTCAGATTTCATCGGGTTATGTCAATGGAGAAGATATATTAACTCTTAATAATGCTTTATCCCATACCACAATCACAAGTAGCTGGAGTTCAACTGAAGGCAAACTGACACTAAAAAGCCCCACAGGAATCCCGGTAACTTATATCGATTTTGAGAACGCCATAAAGGACATTCAATTCAGCAGTTCATCAGCAACCCCTTCTGGAATCAAAAATTTCTCAATCAGTATTGGACAAGCCAATTATTTACCCAGAAACGGCCATTATTACGAATACGTGCCAAGTTTAGGCATTAGCTGGACAAATGCAAGAGCCGCAGCTGACATTAGAACCTATTATGGACTTAAAGGCTATTTAGCTACGCTTACAGCAGCAGATGAAGCTCAATTAGCAGGAAAACAAGCACCTGGAGCAGGCTGGATTGGAGGAAGCGATTCAGAGACTGAAGGAGTTTGGAAATGGATGACAGGACCAGAAGCAGGTACCATTTTTTGGAATGGACTAACGAATGGCTCAACTCCCAATTTTGCTTTTTGGAATACTGGTGAACCCAATCAAGCAGGAGACGAAGATTATGCCCATATCACAGCACCAGGAGTTGGAATTCCAGGTTCTTGGAACGATTTACAAGAAGCAGGTAATCCAAGCGGCAGTTACCAAGCCAAAGGATATATTGTAGAATATGGAGGAACTCCCGGAGATCCCGTTTTACAACTTTCAGCCAGTACTAAATTAACCGTCGCATCAATAAGTAGTACAACACCAGCATCAAGATGTGATGCAGGAACCGTAACGCTTAAAGCAACAGCCACTATTGGGACAATCAATTGGTATGACTCTTTAACTGGGGGCAATTTTATGGGAACTGGATCGAATTTCACCACTCCAATAATAAATACAACCACCACTTATTATGTTGAAACCACCACTACAAACTGCACAAGCAAAAGAACAGCTGTAGAGGCCAAAATAATTATTACACCAACAGTCACAAACACAAACTCACCTGTTACCAATTGTGGCCATGGCTTATTTACATTAATGGCCACACCTTCTGTTGGAACAATAAATTGGTATTCACAAATAGGAGGAACAGTTGTCGGCAACGGAACATCTTATATTACTCCTACAATCAACAGTAATACGACTTATTATGCCGAAGCCATAAACAACGGTTGTACTAACAATACAAAAGTCCCTATCCAATTGATTGTATACCCATTACCCGCAGTCACTGATCAAACCGTCGAAAAATGCAACTCCAGTTCTATCACCTTGGACGCATCGATTCCTAACATGAAATATCTTTGGAGTACAGGCGAAACTACACAAACAATTACTGTTTCAACAACAGGTATTTATACAGTGGATGTAACAAGCCCAGCGCCCCAAAACTGCACTAGCAAAAAAACAATTACAGTTATCGAAAACAACAAACCTGAAATAAAAAACATAACAGTTGATGATACAACAGTTACTATAGAATTGGTAAAAGCCGAAAATCATTTTGAATTCTCGATTGACGGACTTAACTATCAAGATTCTAATGTATTCACGAATGCCCCTAGTGGATTACAAACCGCTTATGTTCGTGACCGCAACCAATGTACGACCGATACGAAGACTTTCATCGTTATCATTGTTCCTAAGTTTTTCACGCCAAACAATGATGGATATAATGATGTATGGGAAGTAAAAGGATTGGCAGATTATCCTCTCGGTGAGGTTACACTTTTTGACCGTTACGGAAAATTGATTACCCAACTCAATAGTTACAACCGAAGCTGGGACGGAACTTTGAACAAAAGAGCCTTACCCGCAACCGACTATTGGTATGTGCTAAAATTGGATCCGCAAAGCCCTGAAGTGAAAGGCCATTTCTCTTTAAAAAGATAA
- the folK gene encoding 2-amino-4-hydroxy-6-hydroxymethyldihydropteridine diphosphokinase, translated as MELQHQVILSLGSNQGNRLKNIELCLELIHQEIGTIIKVSHLYETPAWGFESEAFYNCALLMHSTNSAQKILELVLQVEKKLGRIRNENAGYQSRIIDIDLIAFDDEILELDHLQIPHPLMQNRKFVLLPVQDLSIDWVHPVLKKTIPELIQTTPDDSICEIVQKLERPLDGIKLNQYNYIAIEGNIGAGKSTLALKMAEDFNAKTVLERFADNPFLPKFYEDQSRYAFSLEMSFLADRYQQLSDDLSQFDLFKDFIIADYHIFKSLLFSKITLEEDEFRLYRTMFDIIYKEMPKPDLYIYLYQNTNRLLQNIKTRGRSYEQDITAEYLEKISKGYLEYIKTQTDLNVLIIDISDRDFVNKQEDYLFILKSIQEKSN; from the coding sequence ATGGAATTACAGCATCAAGTTATTTTATCCTTGGGGAGCAATCAAGGCAACCGTTTGAAAAACATTGAATTGTGTCTCGAATTGATTCATCAGGAAATTGGAACCATTATAAAAGTTTCTCATTTGTATGAAACTCCTGCTTGGGGTTTTGAAAGTGAGGCGTTTTATAATTGTGCTTTACTTATGCATTCTACGAATTCTGCTCAAAAAATCTTGGAACTTGTTTTGCAGGTAGAAAAAAAGCTGGGGCGTATCCGCAACGAAAATGCGGGTTACCAATCCAGAATAATTGATATTGATTTGATTGCTTTTGATGATGAAATCCTTGAATTGGATCATCTTCAAATTCCGCATCCGCTAATGCAAAACCGAAAATTTGTTTTGTTGCCTGTTCAGGATTTGAGTATAGACTGGGTTCATCCCGTTCTGAAAAAAACAATTCCGGAACTCATTCAGACAACTCCAGATGACAGTATTTGCGAAATAGTCCAAAAGTTAGAACGTCCTTTGGATGGAATAAAATTAAACCAATACAACTACATTGCGATAGAAGGGAATATCGGTGCCGGAAAATCAACCTTGGCGTTAAAAATGGCCGAAGATTTTAATGCCAAGACAGTTTTGGAGCGCTTTGCGGATAATCCATTTTTGCCAAAATTTTATGAAGATCAAAGCCGTTATGCTTTTTCCTTAGAAATGTCTTTTCTGGCCGATAGGTATCAGCAGTTATCCGATGATTTGTCGCAATTTGACTTGTTCAAAGATTTTATTATAGCCGATTATCATATTTTTAAATCTTTGCTTTTTTCAAAAATCACGTTGGAGGAGGACGAGTTCAGATTGTATCGTACGATGTTTGATATTATTTATAAAGAAATGCCAAAGCCCGATTTGTATATTTATCTTTATCAAAATACAAACCGACTGCTGCAAAATATAAAAACCCGAGGCAGAAGTTACGAGCAAGATATCACCGCTGAATACTTGGAAAAAATAAGCAAAGGATATCTGGAATATATAAAAACCCAAACCGATTTGAATGTTTTAATCATCGATATTTCTGATCGTGATTTTGTAAACAAACAAGAGGATTATCTTTTTATTTTAAAATCTATCCAAGAAAAAAGCAACTAG
- the sppA gene encoding signal peptide peptidase SppA, translating to MRFLGNVMATIIGIFIFFMLFFFGIILIGTIFGEEEGVEVKSNSVIELNLKDISNDYAGKYKDPWMDVFSEKKSVGLSDIINAIAIAKTDSDIKGISILNQDSSLGLAQSKELREALNDFKKSGKFVMAYANDYSQRDYYLNSVANTIYLNPAGDFDFKGLSTEIMFFKDLQEKTGVKMEVIRHGKYKSAVEPFLENKMSDANREQTTALLHSVWSSILEDISESRHISTARLNEIATGLLARTPEMAKENKLIDVIAYEDVYHDAIKKALKVKGDEDYNKVSITDYTKKTATTAVISESDNQIAVIYAQGEIHGGEGDVNEIGEGSMRRSFQEARKNKDIKAVVLRIDSPGGSALTSDLIWREIELTKKVKPVVVSMGNYAASGGYYIACNANTIFAERNTITGSIGVFGVLPNFSRLTTKIGINTEQIMTNENAKYSPFVPLNEKFKAVTLEGVERVYKTFVTHVAEGRKMTFAQVDSIAQGRVWTGTEAKKIGLVDKIGNLNDAIKEAASLAKIKDYYTQNFPEYEKDFSELFEKLPFAKSKEELIKEELGEENYFVLQQIKKIQMQKGIQARMPFEITIH from the coding sequence ATGAGATTTTTAGGGAATGTAATGGCTACCATTATTGGTATTTTTATTTTTTTCATGTTGTTTTTCTTTGGAATAATCTTAATCGGAACCATTTTTGGTGAAGAAGAAGGGGTTGAAGTCAAAAGTAATTCGGTTATCGAATTAAACTTAAAAGATATTTCCAATGATTATGCCGGTAAATATAAAGACCCTTGGATGGATGTCTTTTCAGAGAAAAAAAGTGTTGGACTATCCGATATCATCAATGCCATAGCTATTGCAAAAACAGATAGCGATATTAAAGGAATTTCGATCTTAAATCAAGATTCTTCATTAGGCTTGGCTCAAAGTAAGGAACTAAGAGAAGCTTTGAATGATTTCAAAAAATCAGGGAAGTTTGTTATGGCTTACGCCAATGACTATTCACAAAGGGATTATTATCTAAACTCCGTTGCTAATACCATTTATTTGAATCCAGCAGGAGATTTTGATTTCAAAGGACTATCGACCGAGATAATGTTCTTTAAGGATCTACAGGAAAAAACAGGAGTTAAAATGGAAGTCATTCGTCACGGAAAATACAAAAGTGCCGTTGAGCCTTTCCTTGAAAACAAAATGAGTGACGCCAACAGAGAACAAACTACTGCTTTATTGCATTCCGTTTGGAGTTCTATTCTTGAGGATATTTCAGAAAGCCGTCATATTTCTACAGCCAGATTGAATGAAATCGCGACAGGATTATTGGCCCGCACTCCGGAAATGGCTAAAGAAAACAAACTTATTGACGTTATCGCCTACGAAGACGTTTATCATGATGCCATCAAAAAAGCATTAAAAGTAAAGGGAGATGAAGATTACAACAAAGTATCAATAACCGATTACACAAAAAAAACAGCAACAACTGCCGTAATTTCAGAGTCAGACAATCAAATTGCTGTGATTTATGCGCAAGGTGAAATTCACGGTGGTGAAGGTGATGTCAATGAAATTGGCGAAGGCTCCATGCGTCGTTCTTTTCAGGAAGCAAGAAAAAACAAAGACATCAAAGCTGTTGTCCTTCGTATAGACAGTCCCGGGGGAAGTGCCTTGACATCCGATTTGATTTGGAGAGAAATCGAATTGACCAAAAAAGTAAAACCAGTTGTAGTATCGATGGGTAATTATGCAGCGTCAGGAGGTTATTACATTGCGTGCAACGCCAACACCATTTTTGCAGAGCGCAACACCATTACTGGTTCTATTGGAGTTTTTGGGGTTTTACCAAACTTCAGCCGTTTGACAACAAAAATCGGGATCAATACCGAACAAATAATGACCAATGAAAATGCAAAATACAGTCCATTCGTTCCTTTAAATGAAAAATTCAAAGCTGTAACATTGGAAGGTGTTGAGAGAGTTTACAAAACATTTGTAACGCATGTTGCCGAAGGACGAAAAATGACTTTTGCCCAAGTAGATTCAATTGCTCAAGGCCGTGTTTGGACAGGGACTGAAGCCAAAAAAATTGGTTTGGTTGATAAAATCGGGAATTTAAATGACGCCATAAAAGAAGCTGCTTCCTTGGCAAAAATCAAAGATTACTACACACAAAACTTCCCTGAATACGAAAAAGATTTTAGCGAATTATTTGAAAAATTACCTTTCGCTAAATCAAAAGAAGAGCTTATCAAAGAAGAATTGGGCGAAGAAAATTATTTTGTTTTGCAGCAAATTAAAAAAATACAAATGCAAAAAGGAATACAGGCTCGAATGCCCTTTGAAATTACAATCCATTAA